In the Gemmatimonadaceae bacterium genome, CGGCCTCGCCGACGTTCCACGGACGCGACGTGTTCGCGCCGGCCGCCGTCCACCTGGCGAATGGGCAGGCGTTCGACGCGCTCGGCGCGCCGGTGTCGGACCCCGTGATCCGGCGGACGCCAGAGCCCCACCGTGCCGCCGACGGCTCGATCGAGGGGCGTGTGGTGACGGTGGACCGGTTCGGCAACTTGATCACAAATCTGATCGGCGTGCGCGGGGGCGAGGTGACGATCGCCGGGCACACCGTGCCGGTTCGGCACACGTACAGCGACGTGAACGCAGGAGAGATCGTGGCCGTGGTGGGGTCGTCGGGGCTGCTCGAGGTCGCGGTGCGCGACGGTAACGCGGCGGTGCTGCTCGGCGTGGCTCGCGGCACGGTGGTCGCGTTACGCGCGGGCTAGCTCAGGGCGTCGCCGAAGCTCCGAAGCGGTCGAGCGTGATGCCTCCCAACGCCGTCTGCACGTGCAGACGCAGATGGTATTTGGCCGTGTCCCAGTTGTCGGAATAGTAGGCGCCGTCGCGCTTCACGAGCCCGTCGTTGTCGAACGAGGTGAGGAAGCGCCGCATGTCGAGCTGCACCCCGACGTCGCGCGGCACGCGCAGCGTGATCTTGCCCAACGTCACCTCGACGTCGGCATCGAGGTCACCCGTCCAGTTGCCGCCGAAGCCGAGATCCAGCGACCCGACCCCGCCCTTGACCACCAGCGATGCGGCGTTGGCGTTGCCGAGATTGCGGGCCGTGAGGTCGGCCGCCCCCACGTCGATCGTTATGGTGCCGATCTTGGCCAGGTTGGGCGAGCTGAAGTCGACCGTCGCTGCGGCCGCGCCCGATTCCATGTTCAGCCCGCGCAGGGTGAGGCCGCCCAGGTCGATGTCGGCGTCGGTGGCGCCCAGCGACATCGAGAGGTCGATCGGCACCGTGGGCGCGAGGGCGAGCGTCATCTGGGCCTTGTTGTCGGCGTCCGTTCGCCGGGCGGTCCAGTTCATCGAGACGTCCTTGATTCCGATGTCGAGCCTGCCAGCCGCGGCGTCGAACGTGTACAGGGGTGTGGTGCGGTCCTCGTCGTAGCGCAGGTGCATGGCGTACAGCACCGGTTGGGTCGCGGCGCGCAGCGTGAACCGGCCGGCGGCGTACTGCACGTGGACGCGCATCTCGTTCGAGTCGCGGAGTTGCCGCGACACGTCCACCGTCTGCCAGGACTGCGCACCGGCCAGTGCCGGCGCGCAGACGGCGAGCACCGCCGCGGGCAGCAGGGCGCGCCTCATGGAAGGTCCCTCGTGACCGGCGCCGGGCGGCGGGCGGCAGCCACGCCGGCCACGGGGGTCGGCGTTTGCCAGGCAAGCGGTTCCGCCCCGCCGGGGGCGGAGCGTGGTGTGGTCCCGGCGCGCTCGTGCTGTGTGCCGGCGCGCGAGAGCACCGTGGCTCCGAGTCCGGCCGTGAGGGCCACCCAGGTGACGGCCACGGCCACGGCGCGCAGCAGCGGCTGCACGCCGGGCATCCAGGTGAGCGCGGCGACCACGAACCAGAGTCCCAGATAGACGACCAGTCCGGTGAACATGGCGCGCACGCTCACGCCGCGCTCGCCGGCGTCGGGTTCGGCGCGAAAGAGGCCGCGCCCGGTGAACCGTGCCACGGCCAGGAATCCAAGGGCCAGCAGCCCCGCCAAGGCGATGATGTAGGCCACGATGGCGAAGGGAATGAGCAACACGCCGATGATGGTGATGGCCAGCGCGACGATGACCAGGAGCAGCAGCGGCACGAGCCCCAGCTCGGTGAGGAG is a window encoding:
- a CDS encoding SAM-dependent chlorinase/fluorinase; translated protein: MSRALVTLLTDFGTADGYVAEMKGVLLTGAREAVIVDVSHDIAPQDLEAGRLALARYWRRFPEGTIHIAVIDPGVGSGRGALAVESQRRYLVGPDNGLLSPALLAPGARVVRLGVPPSASPTFHGRDVFAPAAVHLANGQAFDALGAPVSDPVIRRTPEPHRAADGSIEGRVVTVDRFGNLITNLIGVRGGEVTIAGHTVPVRHTYSDVNAGEIVAVVGSSGLLEVAVRDGNAAVLLGVARGTVVALRAG